A stretch of the Aerosakkonema funiforme FACHB-1375 genome encodes the following:
- a CDS encoding NupC/NupG family nucleoside CNT transporter has product MSHPFYLNIISFFGIFGLCAIAWLFSEHRRIIPWRVIISGIALQLLLGAFVFLVPITRDLLQGFSNLLDSVFIAADAGARFVFGANIVPRPDVAPPVNLGYIFAFRALPTVIFFSGLMALLYNIGVIQIITEVFAKIFYATMRLSGAEALSGAANIFVGIEAAIVVKPYLPKMTRSELAAILSCCFGTAASSTLAIYVSFLKPVFPNILGHLVSASIMAIPACFVLSKILVPETEVPLTAGGIPQEEKAAKDSRKFSGTELGNEAMDEALDEDLGNIKQETVGGEPIERVSPLDAAIVGALDGVKMAVAIAAVLILILGFVSLINQFFGFLASLPAPVGSIFKVVTLQNIQGVLFYPVTLLTGVAFDESWTAAVIIGRRLLETAIPPYQSLAEAAATGQVSDRTVLIVSYALSGFAHLASVGIFVGGTIALIPSRRKDISELGWKALFVGTLATIMIACIAGVFDTGNPSILGEKQAPAPTSAPTSIQSPPSKPNSAAPTPSQTAPTVKPATNSAPTPAPQR; this is encoded by the coding sequence ATGTCCCATCCCTTTTACTTGAATATAATTTCCTTTTTTGGCATATTTGGCTTGTGTGCGATCGCCTGGTTATTTTCCGAACACCGTCGCATCATTCCCTGGCGCGTGATTATATCCGGCATCGCTTTGCAACTACTTCTGGGAGCTTTTGTTTTTCTAGTTCCGATTACCAGAGACCTCTTGCAAGGTTTTAGTAACTTATTGGATAGTGTATTTATTGCGGCAGATGCTGGAGCTAGATTTGTCTTTGGCGCTAATATAGTCCCCAGACCCGATGTAGCACCTCCCGTAAATCTCGGTTATATATTTGCCTTTCGCGCACTCCCCACAGTGATCTTCTTTTCCGGGCTGATGGCATTGCTCTACAATATCGGTGTTATTCAAATCATCACCGAAGTTTTTGCCAAAATATTTTATGCCACCATGCGCTTGAGCGGAGCCGAAGCATTGAGCGGAGCCGCTAATATTTTTGTGGGCATTGAAGCAGCTATTGTTGTTAAGCCTTATTTACCCAAAATGACTCGCAGCGAGCTTGCTGCCATTTTGTCTTGTTGTTTCGGTACAGCAGCTTCATCCACACTGGCAATTTATGTAAGTTTCCTTAAACCAGTTTTTCCTAACATTTTGGGGCATTTGGTATCGGCTTCTATTATGGCTATACCCGCTTGTTTCGTTTTGTCAAAAATTTTAGTTCCGGAAACAGAAGTTCCTCTCACGGCTGGCGGTATTCCCCAAGAAGAAAAAGCTGCCAAAGACAGTAGAAAATTCAGCGGTACGGAACTCGGCAACGAAGCAATGGACGAGGCTCTGGATGAAGATTTAGGCAATATCAAACAAGAGACAGTGGGAGGAGAACCGATCGAGCGAGTCAGCCCTTTGGATGCAGCCATTGTCGGAGCGTTGGATGGGGTAAAGATGGCAGTGGCGATCGCTGCTGTACTGATTTTAATCTTGGGTTTTGTTTCTTTAATTAATCAATTTTTTGGCTTCCTGGCTAGCTTACCCGCTCCCGTTGGTAGCATTTTTAAAGTTGTTACCTTACAAAATATTCAAGGTGTCTTATTTTATCCCGTGACTCTGTTAACCGGAGTAGCTTTTGACGAATCTTGGACAGCGGCGGTGATTATTGGCCGCAGACTCTTGGAAACAGCGATTCCTCCCTACCAATCTTTAGCAGAAGCAGCCGCAACAGGACAGGTGAGCGATCGCACGGTTTTAATTGTCAGCTACGCGCTGTCTGGATTTGCCCATCTTGCCTCTGTGGGTATTTTCGTCGGCGGTACGATCGCTCTAATTCCCTCCCGCCGCAAAGATATTTCCGAATTGGGTTGGAAAGCTTTATTTGTCGGTACTTTAGCAACTATAATGATCGCTTGTATTGCAGGCGTCTTCGATACCGGCAACCCCAGCATCTTGGGTGAAAAGCAAGCTCCCGCTCCTACTTCCGCACCAACCTCAATCCAATCTCCACCTTCCAAGCCGAACAGCGCCGCACCAACACCCTCACAAACTGCACCAACTGTCAAGCCCGCAACAAACAGCGCTCCAACTCCTGCACCACAGCGTTAA
- a CDS encoding PAS domain-containing sensor histidine kinase, translated as MERKQVAEENVLKSTDFLKGTMLSKEEDAIQAYAVAVAERKYSDELIRQTLKELSDIKFALDRAAIVAITDAKGKITYVNDTFCKISKYLPEELIGQDHRIVNSSYHPKEVFRRMWSIIRAGKVWKGEIKNKAKDGTYYWVDTTIVPFLNEAGKPVRYLSIRFDITERKQVEEALKRSQDELRKNAEHLEQAMNQLKQTQSQLVQAEKMSSLGQLVAGVAHEINNPINFIYGNLIHINEYTKNLLHLLELYRQYYPNPVSEIQAEIESQDLNFVAEDLPQLLNSMNLGTNRICQVVASLRNFSRLDEAQKKEVNLHEGIDSTLLILQNRLKARGKHPGVQIVKKYGKLPLVECYAGQLNQVFMNILSNAIDAISSRFTNNALEMQNSKLGINNEEDNQSLLVKPTILIRTQIVGKERVKIAIADNGSGMTEEVRKKIFDPFFTTKPVGVGTGLGLSISYQIVVEKHRGKLTCISAPTQGTKFIIEIPIQQSK; from the coding sequence ATGGAGCGCAAGCAAGTGGCCGAGGAAAATGTATTGAAAAGCACAGATTTTTTAAAGGGAACAATGTTAAGTAAGGAAGAAGATGCCATCCAAGCTTACGCTGTTGCGGTAGCGGAACGCAAATATAGTGATGAGTTAATTCGGCAAACACTAAAAGAATTATCAGACATAAAATTTGCCTTAGATCGAGCAGCGATCGTAGCGATAACAGACGCTAAGGGAAAAATTACCTATGTAAATGACACATTTTGTAAAATTTCCAAATATTTGCCAGAAGAACTGATCGGACAGGATCATCGGATTGTAAATTCCAGTTATCACCCCAAAGAAGTTTTCCGCCGAATGTGGTCTATTATAAGGGCGGGAAAAGTCTGGAAAGGTGAAATCAAGAATAAAGCCAAAGATGGAACTTATTATTGGGTAGATACTACTATTGTGCCGTTTTTAAATGAAGCAGGCAAACCAGTCCGGTATTTATCAATTCGATTTGATATCACCGAACGCAAGCAAGTAGAGGAAGCGCTCAAGCGATCGCAGGACGAGTTAAGAAAAAATGCCGAACACTTGGAACAAGCGATGAACCAACTAAAACAAACACAATCTCAACTCGTTCAAGCCGAAAAAATGTCTTCGCTCGGTCAACTGGTAGCTGGAGTAGCGCACGAAATTAACAATCCGATTAACTTTATTTATGGGAATTTGATTCACATCAACGAATATACCAAAAATCTATTACATCTTTTGGAGCTATATCGACAATACTATCCCAATCCCGTCTCGGAAATTCAAGCGGAAATAGAGTCGCAAGATTTAAATTTTGTGGCTGAAGATTTGCCGCAATTGCTGAATTCGATGAATTTGGGGACAAATCGCATCTGTCAGGTAGTTGCTAGCTTGCGAAATTTTTCTCGCCTAGACGAAGCGCAGAAGAAAGAGGTCAATTTGCACGAAGGAATTGATAGCACGCTGCTAATTTTGCAAAACCGACTGAAAGCACGAGGAAAACATCCAGGAGTTCAAATTGTGAAAAAATATGGCAAGTTGCCTTTGGTGGAATGTTATGCAGGGCAACTTAACCAGGTATTTATGAATATACTCAGTAATGCGATCGATGCCATCTCATCTCGCTTCACGAACAATGCTTTAGAAATGCAAAATAGCAAATTGGGTATAAACAATGAGGAAGATAACCAATCCCTTTTAGTAAAACCTACCATTTTGATTCGCACTCAAATTGTCGGAAAAGAAAGGGTGAAAATAGCGATCGCAGATAACGGTAGCGGCATGACAGAAGAGGTACGCAAAAAAATATTCGACCCCTTTTTTACTACCAAACCTGTTGGTGTTGGAACTGGGCTTGGTTTGTCAATTAGCTATCAAATTGTAGTAGAAAAGCACCGGGGAAAATTAACTTGTATTTCTGCACCCACACAAGGAACTAAATTTATCATTGAAATACCAATTCAGCAGTCTAAATGA